In Carassius auratus strain Wakin chromosome 20, ASM336829v1, whole genome shotgun sequence, the genomic stretch TTTATCTCTTTACTTTTATGACACTTGGCATGCTATGATAACCCCCGATGGAGTGAAAACAGAATCCATGCTGACTAAATTGCTTCATTATCATGGAGGTGAATCAGGAAAGAAATTTCGAGAGAAGTGAAGCTATTTAAATGGAAACCAGGATTGTCAGGCGTACAAATTGTAATAGATTAGAGATTTCAAACAAAGGCCTGAAAGGCTTCAAGTTATGTAATGAGCCTACAAAACTGAAGAAACAAAGGCCAGATGTGAACATCTTCCCCTTTTCAATAGTGACTAATGTGTTAATGAGGTAGCAGGAGAGCTGAGTGCACTGGAAAAAGACTAATATCATATTTATTGTGAGATATCACACCTTTTGGTGTTCAATTTATTTCGACTTAATACTATCAAATGATTCAAAATCAATTGCTtatcagaaaaacacaaaaaatatttaagtagaCATTAAAAAAGcactatttttaaaagcattccATTTTATAACACTAAAAAGTAAATGCATATAGccctttttcattatttaattatttatccaTTCTATATTTAACAAGTATAGCAGAGTGTATGGTAATGAAAATGCTTGTGTCTTTAAAATCTCTcttatttgcaaaataaaaaataaaaaaaaaagatttcttcacCTAATTTAACCTTTGATTCGGAGCTTCGTGAGGTCATACGTGGCGACGTTTCCTCTCAAACCTAAGACTCCTTGATGTTGAGGCTAAATGTGAAAACGTACCTTTTACTGCCTCTGGCTAGCATATCGTCTATAAGCATTTCCAAGTCTCACCGAgctgaaagaaaagaaatggaTTTTATGTTCTCTTTAAAAAGAACTTCCTCAAAGTGAAGAAAAAGTTTTTCTCCCTGACATCCAACTGGTAAGGTGTGTTTTATTGTTGCAGTTTAAAACGTTGGCTCTAGAACAGCAACTAGTTGCACGATGAGATCATCTGATTTCAATTCGTGTGGTGGAATATGGAAATACTGCACCAATTAATACAGAGAGGCATAACCATTTAGCTTCACTCAATCAAAGATGTTTCGAACAGCAATAAAATGGTCTCTGGCATAATCTAAACTTATCTattcattaggaaaaaaataaatctgctgAGCTCAGCACTAATATATTTTTCTCCGTTTCATTTTGGTTCTCTTAGACTTCAGGATTAATCAAATAATGAGAGGGAACAACAACTATAAAACAGAGGTCCAAGTTCTACATCCAATGGAAAATATCAATTCCTTCCAGGCTTTTTTGGTCCAACTctgctggaaaaaaaacaaaagaaaatgaaagacaaaaagaGAGGGCAAGGGAGAGTGAGTGCACTGCTTCACATCCAGTACCTACCTGAAGACATCAGGCCTGTCCAAGCAAACGGGTTAAGTGAAAAAGTGTGTCAGTCAACCTCGGGTGACTCATACAtctgttgtttttgattgtttgtttgtttacagtatGAGCATGTCATGAACCTCACATTCCTGCAGTTCTGCATAATGCTATGTTCACACATGACAAAATATCCAACATAATGTGGCATTTCCAATGCTTTTAAAAGGCTTCACTTTGAACGCTATAACATTATCATCTATCGAAGATTACTATTGATGTATGATTATTAATAAACCCTTCTGGTGCATTGTTATGTTTGAGTATCCTGACCAGACTGACACAACAATAGTGGCTCAACCAATAGCAGGattgtgtacaaaaaaataaataaataaataaaggaattaattaattcatatatatatatatatatatatatatatatatatatatatatatatatatatatatatatatatatatatatatatataggttactCTCTTATAGCTTTAACTTTAAAGTGAATTGCACAGATTTAGTAGTTTCTAATCCACAAAGAAATTTATTATCTAAAATGGCCATACTTATAATCAGataaaatccaaaacccaactatatctttttttcttttttttttaacttcacaTAACGCTATTGGAattataagaaagaaagaaagaaagaaagaaagaaagaaagaaagaaagaaagaaagaaagaaagaaagagtgttCATTGCAATCTTTTTTATATACTAGGCAGTAGTAACTTTCCTATCACTTGTCTAACTATAATTCACACTGATTTTTGCCATCTCCATAATCTCTCTTTACCAAGAATCAAAGAATGTTCTAATTATGGCTATTAGGAAAGGCTCTTTGATGTAATCGTTTGATGTGAATATTACTGTCTGCTCTCATTAGTCGGGCCTGTCAAGTTCATTCTCTGCTATATGCTCACCTTAATGTTTGTCTCAGTGTAGTTAGTCCTCTTACAGTTACTCTGTCCAACATCAGGTCTGGTTAATTAAATACAGCCTTTTATTTCTCTCAGAAGGCAATTTGTTTTGCAGCTGGCTTAACAAATTAAATCAAGTGCTAAGCATTTAAAAAGCACAATAATCAGTTATTTATAACATCAGCTAAAACAGAAATCACTATCACATGTGTGTACGTGTCGGGGAGAGAGCTGGGCAGCATAAAAATGCTCCTTTTGCAGCTGCATGGGTAAAATCCTCTTCACAACAGACTCAAGGGCATCGAGGAGGACAAAAGTTTCATCTCGCCATGTTTTCCCTAGCAGGTGATTAGGTTTGTAGAAAAACGCTGCCCTTTTAACCCCTTGCTTGTAACAATGCATTGCATTCTGCTCTATGCAACCACATTTTCGACCATCACTTTTATTTAATGTACTGTTCTTGAACAATCTGAATGTCATCGACAAGTGTAATGACAGAATAATCAAGCAATCATCTGTATCTGAActtttaagatcacattgagttcACTACTAATATTTGCTGTGCAATGCTGACCTCTAGTGTTAGAATATGGCAGTGCTCGTTCTAACAAGACATAAATGTGGGCCAAACGACTAAATAAATGCTTCATAAATTTCATTCTATCTGCCAGCAAGCGTTTTGACTATATAAATGTGGCAACATCATAACTGCAAAATGTAACCCAATGACAAATATGTAATAACTGAAAAGTGACATATTAAAATACTTAGTGATAAGTTTAATAATACTCACTTGTTCAAACTGTATGAACTCCAACTGTAATGATGTTCAAATTGGATCTGCTGTTAAAATAGAAGACAAGTGTGTAAGTTATCACACTTTTACTCCAAGAGACATTAATATGGCATTCGTCTGCATGGATTAAGCATTTTGCAAAAGGATTCACATTTATAGAGCATTGTTGCAATACAATATATAATTCCTTTATTTCACAAGAAAAATTTGTCCGATACCAAGAGGGTTAACCAAGATAAAGCAAGTAGGTTGGTCATGTGATATAAACCTGCCACCATGAGGCAACTTGCTCcgatgtaaaatacatttctactACCAATGACAGGATTTGTAATttcatatgaattttttttttttttttacacattttgattATTGAACGCACTTGTGAAGCCTTGGCATGTGACTAGACAAAAATGTAAAAGGATACTGAATATTTGTACCAAAATAATttacagaatatacagtttacataatagaaatataaaactgTTTTGTGAGGAATGTTGTCACAAACAATctatttatcatatatatttttcagtgtgtgtgtgtgttcactgctctgtgtgtgtgcatttcggatgggttaaatgcagagcacagtatgggtctgagtatgggtcaccatacttggctgaatgtcacttcacttctccACTTCACTTctccatttattaatttaaaatttgacTTGTAAAGCTTGACTTGTAAAGTTAAACTGATGAATTAGCCATTAAGGTACTGTCAAACGGCaacagaaaataataagaaaaaattaaataagtaaatattttttggGTAATGATGTAACAATATATGGCACCTGCCATTAAGATGTCATAAATAGGccatttaatgatgtttttttttttttttttttttttttttttttttgtgaaacatttCTGAGACACCGCATGATTTTAACATCAGCTACAATGTGAAAGGTAAGATTAAGCTCTACCACACAGCCAGAGTGGTGTTGTTATGAATAGcttcacatgtgtgattcagctgTTGGCAAAAGGCTGCAGGTCGAAGCAAACGTGTTCGGTAAACTGTATTTATACACAACAGTTCCAGacacaagaaaataatataaaataacttacattttaggcTTGATTTGGCCagttatttaatatgtttattttccgTCCGCGAATTTAATAGTTTCAAAGCAAGCAAAGCCATCAAGCTTTGATGGTGAGAAGAAAACACAAAGACCGTTATGGAGTATCACGAATGAGTGGAACGGAACGACACTGATTTCCCTCGAGCTCTCACAGGCTGAATGGGCTGAAACTCCACTCCGGGTTTTCCATTTCCCGCTCCACGCAGACCTGAAACAATCAACATAAACACCGGTGGATCTACTTTCATGTTGCTAGTGTGAATGTATTAcgtttatttacataaatataataatatttctttagAGGACATAATTCACGAAAAAATTCTAATTTACGctttaaatcaaatacaatttgttttaaaaCGCTATATTTAGTGAGATTCGATTCTGCGATTTGTGCAATAGACACCCATACAAAAAAACACTTTGTGGAAAACACCACAGGAAAACACGCTATTCATTTTTGAGGGCTGGTGTCGCCATATTTCTCTCAATGACCAATCAGGTCCCTCGCTCGTCCACGAAGCGTTTCCATTGGCTACCAGAAACATACTGTTGACAATACACGTGAGCAATCTTACGTAAGGCCACAAAGGACCAATCAGAGGTCTTAAATCCTACAGGAAGTTGTGTAGTTGCGTCGCTATTTTCACTGGTTCTCGTGTTTTGTctaacacaagaaaaaaatatctgactcattttatttattcttcgcATTTTCGCTCCAGCAAAATGAAACACAACTCCAACGTTCCCGCGTTTCTCACCAAGCTTTGGACCCTCGTCGAGGATTCGGATACAAATGAATTTATTTGCTGGAGCCAGGTAAGTTAAcgttaaatgaaagaaaagaccCGAATGTTAGCATATTAGCTTAGTTTACAGTGACACAGATATATGTGATCCGGGTCCTATGCGATTAGATGTGTCTGTATCAGATCATAGATGATGTACTATGATGTAAGTATTAagatttgcaatatatatatatatatatatatatatatatatatatatatataatatataccttGTATTATAATACTGTAATCGAGGAAATGGTACActcacatttttataattttctcaccctaatgttgttccaatccATACCTTCATAGtattcttttttattgttatgttttattgtaatttctctgaaatacaaaaaaaaaaaagcattttaatgtttttttattaaaaataaataaaacaacagcacacacagagagaatgtGTTCTACAGAATAAGGAACAGCATCCAAAATTACAGGTCTCTTTTATTTAGTTAACAAGGctcttcatttgtttttatagGAAGGGAACAGTTTCCTTGTACTGGATGAACAAAGGTTTGCGAAAGAGATTCTCCCAAAGTTTTTCAAGCACAACAACATGGCCAGTTTTGTCCGACAGCTCAACATGTGTAAGTGGATTCTACTGCTACAGCTCCACCGAAATTCTCCTCCTACCTTATTGTTCAGCTGTAATTTGAGATCAATGTTCGTTTCTTTGTGACTTTGTTCCTTTCCAAACAGATGGTTTTCGCAAGGTGATGCACATTGACACGGGCATAGTGAAGCAAGAGCGAGATGGACCAGTTGAATTCCAGCATCCATATTTCAAACATGGGCAAGATGACCTGCTAGAGAACATCAAAAGAAAGGTAAACCTCtgttaaaaatgaagaaattagAATGTAGAGACCTGAAAATAAGatgcaaatgaaaatatttagagaacatttaatttaaaatgtaaaatattgtcaTTCTGATTTGATACATTCTTGATATAGGTGTCAAATGCTCGCCCTGAAGAGAGCAAAATAAAGCAAGACGATCTTTCAAAAATTCTGACAAGCGTTCAGAACGTACATGAGCAGCAAGAAGACATGGATGCTAGACTTGCTACATTGAAAAGGTAATGAAATACTCTGTTAGAAGCTGCATTATCCTTTATCATTTAATCTCGTCCATGTGCATTTACCCAGAAGTTAAGGAAACAGACAGTCTAATCACTAGTTGTAACTAATAATGCCCTGTTCAGCAAGTATCAACATGATTAAACCACTCCGAATATCTTCGCAACAACAAAGAACTACGTTCTGACATCATGGCATgtgttttagaaaatatataaccCTCATTCTCTTTTCTGCAGAGAGAATGAAGCTCTTTGGACAGAGCTGTCAGATCTCAGACAGAAACATGCACAGCAGCAGCAGGTCATAAAGGAGGTACGTTCTACTTGCACGTAGCAGTTTTGCAGACATTCCAATGGTATTTCAGCATAAAAAGTGCATGATCTAATGCACGGGTTGAAATGTTAATGCCACTTTTTGTATTGCTCCCTGCAGCTGGTGCAGTTCATCTTCACATTGGTTCAGAACAATCGTATGTTAAATTTAAAACGCAAAAGGTAAGACTAAAAAGTATGTGTGTGCATCGAATAAAAGCtgttgaaatttcagctttgccataacagagatgaaatatattttaaaatgtatttaaacagaaaacagctattaaaaaaaaaaaaaagattagtattgtaaagtgtgtgtgtgtgtgtatatatatatatatatatatatatatatatataaattactgttgtcaaaagattaatcgaaattaattaattattgaaattggaattaattattccaaaataaaagtttttgtctacataatatatgtgtgtgtactgtgtatttacgatgcatatatacatacacatgcttgaatgtttaagaaaaatatgtaactttatttttatatatatatatatatatatatatatatatatatatatatacacacacataaataatatgtgtatatgtttatatatatttatgtgatataattttatgaatataaatatatatatatatatatatatatatatatatgtatatatatatatatatatatatatgtgtgtgtgtgtatgtatgtgtgtatatcttCATCTTCCTGGTTCCAATTCTGATTTATCATTAATTCTTTCAGTAATTGAGTAATTTTAGAGATTTTATTATAAGAAATTGAAATCAAATATGAATCTATTTTACACTATTATTAATATGTACCATATGTATACCTTTAGTGATTAATATGTACTTGATATCTAATTTCAGGCCACTTACACTGAACAGTAATGGAAAGAAGTCGAAATTCATCCACCAGATCTTCGAGGATCCTATGGACCACAGCAAAGTAGGTGTAGAACAATCCAGGGATGAATGGGTTCCatgcactttttttctctccttgcTTCTAGGAGGAAATGTGTTCTTGTTAGTTATATTGTTAATCTAATGTTGCTATTCATTATCTTACATTTTTCTCTCTTAATGAGATTTAAGGCAGGGTTCACTTTGTGTGAAAGTGTCCTGCCCCTGGATATGAACCTTAAATTGTGAGAATCACCGTCAGTTAATTTCACGTTGGTGGGGgaccaatttatttatataaaccatGATATTCCTCATTAATATTGGAACTTGAAGATCTTTTTTTCAGAGACTCATCTCTTGCCGTCTCTGTTAGTCTGCAGTGAATGGACTCAATGGATTGAAGAACGGTTCCGACATTTCTGACGACGTCATCATCTGTGACATCACAGATGAAGATGCAGAATTTACAGATGGTGTATCCATACCAGCTGACCAAGGGTAAGCATTTAGGTTTTGATTCAAGCCTCTGAACCTCCTTTGCATAAAGTTTTGACAGAAAATTAGAAATGAGATCTGTGTTTTCTTGATTTCTTACAGAGATTCTGAAATTGTGGAAGTTGCTTGTGAAAGCAGCCCGGCTATAAGAAACGAAGGCACAAAGGAAAGCGGAACAAATTCATCCACTCAACAAGAAGCAGTACCCAAATTCATCTCTGACATTTCATCAAGTGCCCTGCAATTGAACAAACCCTCGGCTCTAAGTTCAGAGGATCCAGTGAAGCTGATGGACTCCATTCTCAGTGAAAACGGAGCCATTTCACAAAACATAAACCTTCTTGGCAAGTAAGTAGACCAGTGTTGCCAATATACAATACAAGGCTGTTGAGATCTAATATCTATCCTGTTGAGCTTCTCACTtgccaagagttttttttttttttttttgatattgagtaaataattattattcaaactCTGAGAACTTATGTAAGCCAGTTTCTACCACAtgagaaaataattgttttggtAAATCATAATACACAATTGGACTTTATCTTTcgatttttaatctaatttattgtcagcgtttaaaaaaaaatattttttttttcagaattgattTGATCATATTTATGACTTTGTGTCTGtcaaagcaagattttttttttttctttcatatggtGGAAATAGGCTTCCATTCTACTAAATAATCGGTTCAACAAAATTCAGGTTTTgcatttctcttatttttttattattgagttTATTTTATGTCTATTGGTGAGACTTGTAGTCGTGCAAAAAttacacatttctgtttcaagAATATTTAATGAACATTTCATTGTAAATGAAATCACTGCAGAGTTGAGTTGATGGACTATCTGGACAGCATTGACTGCAGTCTGGAAGACTTCCAGGCCATGCTGTGTGGTAAACAGTTCAGCATTGACCCAGATATCATACAGGTTTGTTTGGATTTTTCATAAGCCATAATGTGTTTACtgcctttttcttcttttttttttttaaaccttaaaataaTTTCCAATGATGCATCACTCAGCTGCTATAATTCACCATGATGACTTGTTGTATTTTCTTCTGCATTGTCATATTTTTGATaaagcttagttttttttttttttttttttatgctgttggCAGGAAGCAGTCTCGGAAACAAAGGATAGCATCAACAAAGGGAATCATGAGCCTGACAACACAGGTAATTTTTGCATGTTCCTTTATAAATCCGTGTCATTTGTGTTCCCTCACTGTGCTTTGTTTACTAGCGTGTTGGTTACTTCATTCAGATAAGCAGCTGATCCAGTATACAacctgccctctgc encodes the following:
- the LOC113120697 gene encoding heat shock factor protein 2, which codes for MKHNSNVPAFLTKLWTLVEDSDTNEFICWSQEGNSFLVLDEQRFAKEILPKFFKHNNMASFVRQLNMYGFRKVMHIDTGIVKQERDGPVEFQHPYFKHGQDDLLENIKRKVSNARPEESKIKQDDLSKILTSVQNVHEQQEDMDARLATLKRENEALWTELSDLRQKHAQQQQVIKELVQFIFTLVQNNRMLNLKRKRPLTLNSNGKKSKFIHQIFEDPMDHSKSAVNGLNGLKNGSDISDDVIICDITDEDAEFTDGVSIPADQGDSEIVEVACESSPAIRNEGTKESGTNSSTQQEAVPKFISDISSSALQLNKPSALSSEDPVKLMDSILSENGAISQNINLLGKVELMDYLDSIDCSLEDFQAMLCGKQFSIDPDIIQEAVSETKDSINKGNHEPDNTDKQLIQYTTCPLLAFLDGCTPLAPPDSPTENLSQSILPQSPEAPTDLLDKALETETPRSSLIRLEPLTEAEASETTLFYLCELNSDTPQLDI